A stretch of Christensenellaceae bacterium DNA encodes these proteins:
- the rsmH gene encoding ribosomal RNA small subunit methyltransferase H has product MITQGSHIPVLYMETIDALCLENGQTIVDGTMGGGGHSQGILERIMPDGRLVGIDKDTAAVRRCKKRLHALEKNILFVHDDFKNIKNILEENGIKEIDGAVLDLGVSSFQLDERERGFSYQKDAPLDMRMNQENELSAKEVVNEYTENELTHILREYGEEKWAARIAKFIAKARTDKAIETTGELAQIIKEAIPAGARREGPHPAKRSFQAIRIEVNGELKGLGDALEAYVQALRSGGRLAVITFHSLEDRIVKQTFKRLFDPCECPKDFPICVCGKKSQIKLVTRKPVVPAEKELNENPRARSAKLRVVEKR; this is encoded by the coding sequence ATGATCACGCAGGGCAGCCACATTCCAGTGTTGTATATGGAAACGATCGATGCCCTTTGTCTTGAAAACGGACAGACGATAGTGGACGGGACGATGGGCGGCGGCGGACATTCGCAGGGTATCCTTGAAAGGATCATGCCGGACGGACGGCTGGTCGGTATTGACAAGGACACGGCGGCGGTCCGGCGCTGTAAGAAGCGGTTGCATGCGCTTGAAAAAAATATTCTATTTGTACATGACGACTTCAAGAATATCAAAAATATTCTTGAAGAGAACGGGATTAAAGAGATAGATGGCGCGGTGCTGGATTTAGGCGTTTCATCTTTCCAGCTTGACGAGAGAGAACGCGGATTCTCTTACCAGAAAGATGCTCCGCTCGATATGCGGATGAACCAGGAGAATGAACTGAGCGCAAAAGAGGTCGTCAACGAATATACTGAAAATGAACTGACGCATATCCTGCGCGAGTATGGTGAAGAAAAATGGGCGGCCCGTATCGCGAAGTTCATTGCAAAGGCGCGGACCGATAAGGCGATAGAGACGACGGGCGAACTTGCGCAGATCATTAAGGAAGCGATACCGGCAGGTGCGAGGCGCGAGGGTCCGCATCCCGCGAAACGGAGCTTCCAGGCGATCCGGATAGAAGTCAACGGCGAACTGAAAGGGCTGGGCGACGCGCTTGAAGCTTATGTGCAGGCGCTCAGAAGCGGCGGCAGGCTGGCGGTGATTACTTTCCATTCGCTGGAAGACAGAATCGTAAAGCAAACTTTCAAAAGGCTGTTTGACCCGTGCGAATGCCCCAAGGATTTCCCGATTTGCGTATGCGGGAAGAAAAGTCAGATAAAGCTGGTCACACGAAAACCGGTCGTGCCTGCAGAAAAGGAATTAAACGAAAATCCAAGAGCGCGCAGTGCGAAACTGCGTGTGGTTGAAAAGCGATAG
- the mraZ gene encoding transcriptional regulator MraZ has protein sequence MLIGEYSHNLDAKGRVFMPAKFRDDLGESFIVTKGVGKCLFVFSKTEWENFAGKLKDLPVSDVAAQSFTRMLFASACECEGDKQGRILLPQRLRDHIGAVKETVIIGVMTRAEIWSKEGWAEYNDSAYKDYEETLAKLAELGI, from the coding sequence ATGCTGATCGGAGAATATTCGCACAATTTAGATGCAAAAGGCAGAGTTTTCATGCCTGCGAAGTTTCGCGACGATCTGGGCGAAAGCTTTATCGTTACGAAAGGCGTGGGAAAATGTTTGTTTGTATTCTCCAAAACAGAGTGGGAAAATTTTGCTGGCAAGCTGAAAGACCTACCGGTTTCGGATGTTGCCGCTCAGAGTTTTACGCGTATGTTATTTGCAAGCGCGTGTGAATGTGAAGGGGACAAACAGGGAAGAATCCTTTTACCGCAACGCCTAAGAGACCATATTGGCGCGGTCAAGGAGACAGTGATTATCGGCGTGATGACCAGGGCCGAAATCTGGTCCAAAGAGGGCTGGGCAGAATATAACGACAGCGCATACAAGGATTACGAGGAAACACTGGCGAAGCTGGCGGAGCTGGGAATATGA
- a CDS encoding ser/threonine protein phosphatase: protein MNVYAIGDLHLSNAQPKAMDIFGEHWKNHFEKISVDWSARVTEEDVVLVPGDISWAMKLEDARPDLEAVCALPGTKILIKGNHDYWWGSMTQVNSLLHGNTFILQNNSLAVGDYVFCGTRGWMFPQDNSFGESDRKIYEREKIRLKMSLDSAEKQGDKIKIVMMHYPPVYENIRNTEFHQIIQEYDVREVVFGHLHGDILKNLHLTDFKINDVNYNLVSADYLDFKLKKII from the coding sequence ATGAACGTATATGCGATTGGGGATCTGCATTTATCGAACGCTCAGCCGAAAGCGATGGACATATTCGGCGAACATTGGAAAAACCATTTTGAGAAAATCAGCGTGGACTGGAGCGCGCGCGTAACGGAAGAAGACGTGGTGCTCGTTCCGGGGGACATCAGTTGGGCGATGAAGCTTGAAGACGCGCGGCCCGACCTTGAAGCGGTGTGTGCACTGCCGGGAACAAAAATCCTCATAAAAGGGAATCACGATTACTGGTGGGGCTCTATGACGCAGGTAAACTCCCTGCTGCATGGCAATACCTTTATTTTGCAAAACAACAGCCTTGCAGTGGGGGATTATGTCTTTTGCGGCACGCGGGGATGGATGTTCCCGCAGGATAACAGTTTTGGAGAAAGCGACCGGAAAATTTACGAACGCGAAAAAATACGTTTAAAAATGTCGCTGGACAGCGCCGAAAAGCAAGGGGATAAAATTAAAATTGTCATGATGCATTATCCGCCGGTTTATGAAAATATCCGGAATACGGAATTTCATCAGATCATACAGGAATATGATGTGCGGGAAGTCGTGTTCGGACATCTTCACGGCGATATTTTGAAAAATCTTCATTTGACGGACTTTAAAATTAACGATGTAAATTATAATTTGGTATCTGCCGATTACCTTGATTTCAAGTTGAAGAAAATCATCTGA
- the engB gene encoding putative GTP-binding protein EngB gives MEIKKAVFYKSMKKSVDYPGGDRPEIAFAGKSNVGKSSLINYIANNSKLAYVSKQPGKTRLINYFLMNDAFYLVDLPGYGFARVSKAEQESWAEMMEDYFAVAKSLKALIILIDIRHKPTQDDIMMIEWAAHYRIPFMIAATKADKIAKSKRFHYVMQMARYIDGILDIDMDISIVPVSSTDKKGKEEIAAYMEKMIAGGEPA, from the coding sequence GTGGAAATCAAAAAAGCGGTTTTCTATAAAAGTATGAAAAAGAGCGTGGATTATCCAGGGGGCGATCGGCCTGAGATCGCTTTCGCGGGGAAATCTAATGTTGGAAAATCTTCGCTTATCAATTATATCGCCAATAATTCAAAGCTGGCATATGTCAGCAAACAGCCCGGCAAGACAAGGCTTATCAATTATTTTTTGATGAACGATGCCTTTTATCTTGTGGATCTTCCAGGTTATGGTTTCGCCCGCGTTTCCAAGGCGGAGCAGGAGTCGTGGGCGGAAATGATGGAGGACTACTTTGCTGTGGCCAAAAGCCTCAAGGCGTTGATAATCCTCATCGACATCCGGCACAAACCGACACAGGACGATATTATGATGATCGAGTGGGCGGCGCATTACCGGATACCGTTCATGATTGCCGCTACAAAAGCTGACAAGATCGCGAAATCCAAACGCTTTCATTATGTGATGCAGATGGCAAGGTATATCGACGGGATTTTGGATATTGATATGGATATTTCAATTGTTCCTGTAAGCTCGACGGACAAAAAGGGGAAAGAAGAGATTGCGGCATATATGGAAAAGATGATTGCGGGGGGAGAGCCTGCATGA
- the lon1 gene encoding Lon protease 1, giving the protein MEKVIMPMVALRGLVIFPYMVLHFDVGRETSVAAVEECVVQGRDIFLVTQKDLKIESPELADVHEIGTIAKVKQVLKLPGDTLRVLVEGERRARILSYVEKEPYIKAEVQPIPDEEHIDRAQNVLKEAYMRRITDLFERFASLGARVPGETLFTISEIEEPGKFADMIASNVAIKLDDKQSVLDCIDELKRLQLVADILQKEIDILEIDKEIASSVKQQIDKSQREYFLREQMKVIQKELGETENDEDEVDELRRKIKELPLSDEARAKAEKELSRMVKMAPGSPEISVIRSYIDWIVSLPWGKYTVDNLDLQNARKILDADHYGLEKVKDRIIEFLAVRKLKNDMRGPILCLAGPPGVGKTSIARSIARALDKHFVRMSLGGVRDEAEIRGHRRTYIGAIPGRIISSIKQADSLNPLFLLDEIDKMSSDFRGDPASAMLEVLDPEINNTFRDHYLDIDFDLSKVMFITTANDISTIPRPLYDRMEIIQIDSYTDVEKLNIAKKHLMPKQAKAHGLKPSQVKVSDAAIMDIIHLYTAESGVRSLERELAAIMRKAAVKIVETGAEKISVSQKNLREFLGHPRRSENDMLKQDTVGVVTGLAWTAVGGQTMPVEASVIPGTGKVELTGQLGDVMKESAKTGISVVRAMMSKLKLPLDINEKTDLHIHVPEGAIPKDGPSAGVTMVTALVSALTKRPVRHDIAMTGEITLTGRVLKIGGIKEKALAALRAGIHTIILPKDNQGDLEELPQSVRDQLTFVFATKIDDVLKNAIVAEKK; this is encoded by the coding sequence TTGGAAAAAGTAATTATGCCCATGGTGGCTTTGCGGGGGCTTGTGATTTTCCCTTATATGGTATTGCATTTTGACGTGGGGAGGGAAACGTCCGTCGCCGCTGTCGAGGAATGCGTTGTGCAGGGGCGGGATATTTTTTTGGTCACACAAAAGGATTTGAAAATTGAATCGCCGGAGCTTGCGGATGTGCATGAAATTGGTACGATAGCAAAGGTAAAGCAGGTTTTGAAGCTCCCGGGCGATACGTTGCGCGTATTGGTCGAGGGAGAACGCCGTGCGCGTATCCTTTCTTACGTGGAAAAGGAACCATATATCAAAGCAGAGGTACAGCCGATTCCAGACGAGGAGCATATAGACAGGGCGCAAAATGTCCTGAAAGAAGCATACATGCGCCGCATCACGGACCTGTTTGAGCGTTTTGCATCGCTTGGCGCACGGGTGCCGGGCGAAACACTCTTTACGATCAGCGAGATAGAGGAACCGGGTAAGTTTGCTGATATGATCGCGTCCAACGTGGCGATTAAGCTTGACGACAAACAGAGCGTACTGGATTGCATAGACGAACTGAAACGTTTGCAGCTTGTGGCGGACATCCTGCAAAAAGAGATAGATATTTTGGAGATCGACAAAGAAATCGCGTCGTCTGTCAAACAGCAGATCGATAAATCGCAGAGGGAATATTTCCTGCGTGAACAAATGAAAGTTATCCAGAAAGAACTGGGGGAAACAGAAAATGATGAAGACGAGGTGGATGAGCTTCGGAGAAAGATAAAGGAGCTGCCGTTAAGCGACGAGGCACGCGCAAAAGCGGAAAAAGAACTGTCGCGTATGGTGAAGATGGCTCCCGGATCACCGGAGATCAGTGTGATACGAAGCTATATCGACTGGATCGTCAGTCTGCCGTGGGGAAAATATACGGTAGATAATTTAGACTTGCAAAATGCGCGTAAGATTTTGGACGCGGACCATTACGGACTGGAAAAGGTCAAGGACCGGATCATTGAATTTCTGGCGGTACGCAAGTTGAAAAATGATATGCGCGGGCCGATTCTGTGCCTCGCGGGACCGCCTGGCGTGGGAAAAACCTCGATCGCGCGTTCGATCGCGCGTGCGTTGGATAAGCATTTTGTCAGGATGTCACTGGGCGGCGTGCGGGATGAAGCAGAAATCCGCGGACATCGGAGAACATATATCGGCGCGATCCCCGGGCGGATTATTTCGTCGATCAAACAGGCGGACAGTTTAAACCCACTGTTCCTGCTGGATGAGATAGACAAAATGTCCAGCGATTTCAGGGGTGATCCGGCTTCGGCGATGCTGGAAGTACTGGATCCGGAAATCAACAATACGTTCCGCGACCATTATCTGGATATTGATTTCGATCTTTCCAAAGTTATGTTTATCACGACGGCTAACGATATTAGCACGATACCGCGTCCGCTTTACGACAGAATGGAGATCATACAGATCGACAGCTATACCGACGTGGAAAAGCTGAATATTGCCAAAAAACACCTGATGCCCAAGCAGGCGAAAGCGCATGGATTAAAGCCGTCTCAGGTAAAGGTCTCCGATGCGGCGATTATGGATATTATCCACTTATATACTGCGGAAAGCGGCGTGCGCAGCTTAGAGCGCGAGCTGGCTGCAATTATGCGTAAGGCTGCTGTGAAAATCGTGGAGACGGGCGCGGAGAAAATCTCCGTATCGCAAAAAAACCTGCGGGAGTTCCTGGGACATCCGCGCCGCAGTGAAAACGATATGCTGAAGCAGGATACGGTCGGCGTTGTGACGGGCCTTGCGTGGACGGCGGTTGGCGGGCAGACGATGCCGGTGGAAGCGTCTGTGATTCCGGGAACGGGCAAGGTAGAGCTTACAGGGCAGCTCGGGGACGTCATGAAAGAATCGGCCAAAACGGGTATTTCCGTTGTGCGCGCGATGATGAGTAAGCTTAAATTGCCGCTCGATATTAATGAAAAGACGGACCTGCATATCCATGTCCCAGAGGGAGCGATCCCCAAAGACGGCCCGTCGGCAGGCGTAACAATGGTGACGGCGCTTGTGTCGGCGCTTACAAAGCGCCCTGTGCGTCATGATATTGCGATGACGGGAGAGATCACCCTTACGGGCAGGGTGCTTAAGATCGGCGGGATCAAGGAAAAAGCACTGGCGGCATTGCGGGCAGGGATTCATACAATCATTCTGCCAAAAGATAATCAGGGTGACTTGGAAGAGCTGCCGCAGTCCGTACGTGACCAGCTTACCTTTGTTTTTGCAACAAAGATAGACGACGTGCTTAAAAATGCAATTGTGGCGGAGAAGAAGTAG